Proteins co-encoded in one Spirosoma endbachense genomic window:
- a CDS encoding SDR family oxidoreductase has translation MKTEHQRTALITGANKGIGKEVARQLAQRGFAVFIGARDLAKGREASEELCRAGYEATFIQLDVTDPVSIRNACGTFSQKADHLDILVNNAGILEDHGETIVKLNPELLDRTFKSNVSGPIMVIQDFLAYLAKSPSGGRIINVSSGAGALNDMDTYAPAYSISKTALNAVTKQFAGALRNQKIAVNCVDPGWVRTDMGGTNASRPVEKGAETIVWLATDAPQHETGKFWHDKREIDW, from the coding sequence ATGAAAACAGAACATCAGCGTACGGCTCTGATCACCGGAGCTAATAAAGGCATTGGAAAAGAAGTTGCCCGACAATTAGCCCAACGTGGCTTTGCCGTTTTTATTGGTGCCCGTGATCTGGCAAAAGGCCGCGAAGCATCCGAAGAGTTGTGCCGGGCAGGCTATGAGGCCACATTTATACAACTCGATGTGACCGATCCAGTCAGTATCAGAAATGCCTGCGGTACCTTTTCGCAGAAAGCGGATCATCTCGATATATTGGTCAATAATGCCGGTATTCTGGAAGACCACGGCGAAACTATCGTGAAACTGAACCCTGAATTACTCGACCGCACATTCAAATCGAATGTTAGCGGGCCAATCATGGTCATACAGGATTTTCTGGCTTATCTGGCAAAAAGCCCTTCTGGTGGCCGTATCATTAATGTATCGAGTGGAGCAGGAGCCCTGAATGATATGGATACCTATGCCCCGGCGTACAGTATTTCGAAAACGGCCCTGAATGCGGTAACAAAGCAGTTTGCCGGAGCGCTCAGAAACCAGAAAATTGCTGTAAACTGCGTTGATCCAGGCTGGGTCCGTACCGATATGGGAGGTACTAATGCCAGTCGCCCTGTTGAGAAAGGGGCCGAAACCATCGTTTGGCTCGCTACGGATGCTCCCCAGCATGAAACCGGTAAATTCTGGCACGACAAACGAGAAATAGACTGGTAA
- a CDS encoding S8 family serine peptidase, producing MKNFRPAPVIKIRYIICFSLLLHSIGMQAQGVSGQPPRNWPYLDPTADSVAGISLYKAYELLKGRTSVPVVVGVIDSGVDLTHEDLRDVIWSNPNEIAGNNTDDDKNGYTDDLNGWNFMGAKDGTTYEYDQPEITQTYTLLKDKYDQANRANLSPTEKRQYDTYQAAKKLFLQRYQGVRSKRLAFADTAQFWKVAARIGTLLPDSVLTQKAIRTVDAGNDSVALAVRDLLASAYNPAFGSFLAYTKLVRLNWARFRLVTASDADIAYNPAYNPRLAIGDNPADPTERYYGSPTLVIGQSQQLAVHGSHVAGIIAAKRGNGIGIDGIADNARIMMVAVVPANGDERDKDVANGIRYAVENGAKVINMSFGKRLSPFKEQVDAAIRYAEEHDVLIVHAAGNNGENFDSIPAYPSARYENGQIAQNVLVVGNNTWRLDGGLAARSSNYGLQTVDLFAPGTDILSTIPTNQYAVFSGTSMAAPHTAGVAALLRSYFPSLTAVQVKDILLKSSYKPGIVVRKPGRSTQQVPFTSLSRTGGLLNAYEAVKLALASTPEQPGGPAKPH from the coding sequence ATGAAGAACTTCCGCCCTGCGCCTGTCATAAAAATTAGGTATATCATCTGCTTTAGCCTGTTATTGCATTCGATTGGCATGCAGGCTCAAGGCGTATCAGGTCAGCCTCCCCGAAACTGGCCTTATCTTGACCCTACCGCCGATTCGGTAGCCGGTATTAGCTTGTATAAGGCCTATGAGTTACTGAAAGGCCGAACCTCTGTTCCGGTTGTGGTAGGTGTCATCGATTCGGGGGTGGATCTTACGCACGAAGATTTGCGGGATGTCATCTGGTCAAATCCTAACGAAATCGCTGGCAACAATACTGACGATGATAAAAATGGCTATACCGACGATCTGAACGGCTGGAACTTCATGGGTGCCAAAGACGGCACGACCTATGAATACGACCAGCCCGAAATCACTCAGACGTATACCCTCCTGAAAGACAAATACGATCAGGCAAACCGCGCGAACCTGTCTCCAACTGAAAAACGGCAATATGACACCTATCAGGCGGCCAAAAAGCTCTTTCTGCAACGCTATCAGGGAGTGCGTTCTAAACGGCTGGCCTTCGCAGACACGGCCCAATTCTGGAAAGTAGCTGCCCGGATTGGTACGCTTTTGCCAGACAGTGTACTAACGCAAAAAGCGATTCGGACTGTTGATGCTGGAAACGATTCAGTAGCGCTAGCTGTCCGTGATTTGCTGGCTAGTGCTTACAATCCAGCCTTTGGATCATTCCTGGCCTATACCAAATTGGTCCGGCTGAACTGGGCGCGATTTAGATTAGTAACCGCCAGTGATGCCGACATTGCCTACAATCCAGCGTATAATCCCCGTCTGGCGATTGGCGATAATCCGGCTGATCCTACTGAACGCTATTACGGTAGCCCTACTTTGGTCATTGGCCAATCGCAGCAACTGGCCGTTCATGGTAGCCATGTGGCGGGTATCATCGCGGCCAAACGCGGTAATGGCATTGGCATCGATGGTATTGCCGACAATGCCCGCATTATGATGGTTGCCGTTGTTCCAGCCAACGGCGATGAGCGCGATAAAGATGTAGCCAATGGTATTCGATATGCCGTTGAAAACGGCGCCAAAGTCATCAACATGAGTTTTGGCAAGCGTTTATCTCCCTTTAAAGAGCAGGTCGATGCAGCTATTCGGTACGCCGAAGAGCACGATGTGCTGATTGTTCATGCCGCCGGAAACAACGGTGAAAACTTCGACTCAATTCCGGCTTACCCATCGGCCCGCTACGAGAATGGCCAGATAGCCCAAAACGTCCTGGTTGTGGGCAATAACACCTGGCGCCTTGATGGAGGATTAGCCGCCCGGTCATCGAACTATGGCCTACAAACGGTCGATCTGTTTGCTCCCGGTACCGATATTCTATCGACCATTCCTACTAATCAGTATGCCGTTTTTTCGGGCACAAGCATGGCTGCCCCCCATACGGCAGGGGTAGCAGCGTTGCTTCGGTCTTACTTTCCAAGCCTGACTGCCGTTCAGGTAAAAGACATTCTCCTGAAAAGCAGTTATAAACCCGGTATTGTTGTGCGCAAGCCTGGCCGATCGACCCAGCAGGTTCCATTTACCAGTCTAAGCAGAACAGGGGGGCTATTGAATGCATACGAAGCGGTGAAGCTGGCCTTGGCCAGTACGCCTGAACAGCCCGGTGGCCCGGCAAAACCACACTGA
- a CDS encoding RagB/SusD family nutrient uptake outer membrane protein: protein MKKKINKSILVCLTLSLLGLSSCDRTLLNPIPQTTVLDALALSTPTRVQNQVLSLYGALKDGNFYGGRYVIYGDIRGEDFINETSNLVTGSDVWGLNATNSATAVVNLWYFGYLTINKCNLFLDGMAAGGSTVVGTEAAAKYIAEAKFVRALSYYSLLQYYARPYVDGNGSKPGLPLRLTGISSVGQSNLARSSVADVYAQVLKDLNEAEAALPATYATGSDNTTRAHKNTAIALKTRVYLTMQNYASVITEANKIVSATAPFKASTGVANTLQPDITAIFTNYTTPESILSMPMTSTTGDFPGTQNQLAYYYSPSSANGGVGNSEYSLNAKGIIADTTWRAADKRRSFVKQTGTTTAKYWLTKYKAGSPFTDYVPVMRYSEVLLNLAEAKVRSTNAIDVQAVALLNAVRNRSDATKTYTAASFATSTDLINAILLERRIEFLGEGLRNNDLMRLLQTIPAKGTVPAKAPSEPNYIWPISSSELALNSLATDN from the coding sequence ATGAAAAAGAAAATAAATAAGTCAATACTAGTTTGTCTGACTCTGTCACTGTTGGGACTCAGCTCCTGCGACAGGACTCTGCTTAATCCCATTCCCCAAACTACCGTTCTTGACGCTTTGGCCCTGAGCACACCTACCCGTGTGCAGAACCAGGTACTATCGCTATACGGAGCGTTGAAAGATGGGAATTTCTACGGGGGTCGATACGTGATTTACGGCGACATTCGGGGTGAGGATTTCATTAATGAGACCTCTAACCTGGTTACTGGTTCGGATGTATGGGGCCTGAATGCAACGAACAGCGCCACGGCTGTTGTCAACTTATGGTACTTTGGTTACCTGACCATTAACAAGTGTAATCTGTTTCTGGATGGTATGGCGGCTGGAGGTTCTACCGTTGTTGGCACCGAAGCAGCGGCTAAATACATTGCCGAAGCTAAATTTGTTCGGGCTTTAAGTTATTATAGCCTGCTTCAATACTATGCCCGTCCTTACGTAGATGGCAATGGCAGCAAACCCGGCCTTCCACTTCGGTTGACAGGTATTAGCAGCGTTGGGCAGTCAAATTTAGCCAGAAGTAGCGTTGCCGATGTTTACGCGCAGGTTCTGAAAGATTTGAACGAAGCTGAAGCAGCATTACCCGCTACCTATGCCACAGGCTCAGATAACACAACCCGTGCTCATAAGAATACCGCAATTGCATTAAAGACACGGGTTTATCTGACCATGCAGAATTACGCCAGTGTTATTACGGAAGCGAATAAAATCGTTAGTGCAACGGCCCCCTTCAAGGCCTCGACGGGTGTAGCCAACACCTTACAGCCTGATATTACTGCGATATTTACCAACTACACGACTCCAGAATCGATCCTGTCTATGCCTATGACATCGACAACGGGCGATTTTCCGGGTACGCAGAACCAGCTGGCTTATTATTATTCGCCAAGCTCGGCAAACGGTGGTGTAGGTAATTCGGAGTATTCGCTGAACGCAAAAGGAATTATTGCGGATACAACCTGGCGGGCCGCCGACAAACGGCGTTCATTTGTGAAGCAAACAGGTACAACAACCGCAAAATACTGGCTGACCAAGTATAAAGCCGGTAGCCCGTTTACCGATTACGTACCTGTTATGCGCTATTCCGAAGTGTTGCTGAACCTGGCTGAAGCCAAAGTTCGAAGCACCAACGCCATAGATGTACAGGCTGTAGCGCTGCTGAATGCCGTTCGTAATCGTTCGGATGCCACAAAAACCTATACAGCTGCCAGCTTTGCCACATCTACCGACCTGATCAATGCTATCCTGCTGGAACGGCGGATCGAATTTTTAGGCGAAGGCTTACGGAACAATGACCTGATGCGTCTGTTACAGACAATTCCGGCAAAAGGAACAGTACCCGCGAAAGCACCATCGGAACCAAACTATATCTGGCCGATATCATCGTCTGAACTGGCCCTGAATTCGTTAGCTACTGATAATTAA
- a CDS encoding SusC/RagA family TonB-linked outer membrane protein, which yields MSKILLGSWLLSLLFCLPALAQDVTISGRVTSSDDGSPLPGVTVQIKGATRGTNTDAQGNYRLTSPANGQLVFSFIGYTTQEVPINNRSTINVALAGDSQQLSEVVVIGYGTQSRQDATGSIGSVKGSAIAQMPIQSFESGLAGRTPGVQITVPNGVLNNPPVFRIRGTNSISLSSYPLIVVDGVPTFTGDQGSTNAPSNPLASINPNDIESMDVAKDAAATAIYGSRAANGVVFITTKRGKSGKVKVNYDGWVGFSDTYRLPEMLNASQYINYKSAAVANNPTASTVKFTQTNDANGNPIDTKWYDYIYRKAVSHSHNLNISGGSENTNYYFSAGYTAQQGIIRKNDFNRMNVLFNVDSKLSKFFTIGGKIAYSNERNLSAGSSGSLNGESFNTSGLGRVGLVLPPILSPYNNDGTYNLNGSAIGFANNIAGTSVSYPNPAPMIDLNRSNTENDHIQSNAYLQFKPLDWITLRSTYGIDYLLVDNDLYQSPITSDGYASNGNATANFRKLKTWLWTNTAQFDRSFGGAHNFSLLLGQEQQRTTQTGYGLNRINISDPNYTVIQAGWATSNASNALYTENYLLSVFGRLNYNFKEKYFLSGNLRQDEYSALGVKKGTFYGLSAGWEISQEGFWKSAHLDNVFSNFKIRGSYGKVGNIGGINDYSPYSLYASGLYGGVPTLYFQSVGNTNLKWETSTKTDLGFTFGLLNNRITGELAYYKNDINNLILNVAQAPSTGIPGPLGPVTTVVYPPQNVGAMYNKGLEVSLNARVINTKAFQWSSNFNITFNKNEVTALAPGLNVIQTSTGSLETVNQTAPGYSLGQLWVVRTGGVDPATGKRIFINSAGQNVYYQYYAPTGQFNYSTTPDGKTRYVSPTGGSSITQAADGVMYANVNPKVYGGWDNNFKYKNFDLGVLLTYQLGFYVYYGTNAGLHDQRFWNNATDVLTDAWQKEGDTGKKYAKPVFNDNTSNGSAFPMDINVFKGDFLKVRSLTLGYTLPAALLSKAKITNLRFYVSGQNLGVLTKYPGPDPEVSSNGSGVGGNSSQGVDRNTVGNARTITIGLRAGF from the coding sequence ATGAGCAAAATTTTATTGGGAAGTTGGCTGCTTTCGCTACTTTTCTGTTTGCCAGCTCTGGCGCAGGATGTAACCATAAGCGGACGTGTCACTTCATCAGACGACGGGTCTCCCCTACCAGGCGTGACCGTACAAATCAAAGGTGCTACCCGTGGCACAAACACCGATGCACAGGGTAATTACAGACTAACTTCTCCAGCCAATGGCCAGTTGGTTTTTAGTTTTATTGGCTACACGACACAGGAAGTTCCCATCAACAATCGATCAACAATCAACGTCGCCCTCGCTGGCGATTCTCAGCAACTCAGTGAAGTAGTCGTAATTGGTTATGGTACCCAGAGCCGACAGGACGCTACCGGTAGTATTGGATCGGTAAAAGGGTCGGCGATTGCTCAGATGCCTATCCAAAGCTTTGAATCGGGCCTGGCAGGTCGTACGCCGGGGGTTCAGATTACCGTTCCGAATGGTGTACTTAATAACCCTCCCGTTTTCCGGATTCGCGGAACAAACTCCATTTCGCTTAGCTCGTATCCGCTCATCGTTGTCGATGGTGTTCCTACATTCACCGGTGATCAGGGTTCTACAAATGCTCCCAGCAACCCGCTGGCCAGTATTAATCCGAACGACATTGAGAGCATGGACGTAGCCAAGGATGCGGCTGCAACTGCTATCTACGGAAGCCGCGCTGCGAATGGTGTCGTATTTATTACCACCAAACGGGGCAAATCGGGTAAAGTAAAGGTTAACTACGATGGCTGGGTAGGCTTTTCAGACACCTATCGTTTGCCTGAGATGTTGAACGCCAGCCAGTATATTAATTATAAATCGGCGGCAGTAGCCAATAACCCCACGGCATCAACCGTAAAGTTTACGCAAACCAACGACGCCAATGGAAACCCCATCGATACGAAGTGGTATGATTACATTTATCGGAAAGCGGTTTCGCATAGCCACAACCTGAACATTTCGGGTGGTAGCGAGAACACAAACTACTATTTCTCAGCGGGTTACACAGCTCAGCAGGGTATTATCCGTAAGAACGATTTCAACCGCATGAACGTGCTGTTTAATGTCGACAGCAAGCTTAGTAAATTCTTTACCATTGGTGGCAAAATCGCTTATTCTAACGAGAGAAACCTTTCTGCGGGTTCGTCGGGATCGTTGAACGGCGAATCGTTCAATACCAGTGGTCTGGGGCGTGTTGGTCTGGTGTTACCTCCAATTCTGTCTCCGTACAACAATGATGGCACTTATAACCTCAACGGATCAGCCATTGGTTTTGCCAATAACATTGCTGGAACTTCTGTTTCATACCCCAATCCAGCCCCAATGATAGACCTGAACCGGTCTAACACAGAAAATGATCACATCCAGTCTAATGCTTATCTGCAATTCAAACCGCTGGATTGGATCACGCTGAGAAGTACCTATGGTATTGATTATCTGCTGGTTGACAATGACCTCTACCAGTCGCCGATCACCAGCGACGGTTACGCCAGCAATGGTAATGCCACGGCTAACTTCCGTAAGTTAAAAACATGGTTATGGACAAATACTGCCCAGTTTGACCGCTCGTTTGGTGGTGCTCATAACTTTAGCCTTCTGCTTGGTCAGGAACAGCAACGCACGACCCAGACAGGCTATGGCTTAAACCGCATCAACATTTCTGACCCAAATTATACGGTGATTCAGGCCGGTTGGGCAACCAGTAACGCATCAAACGCGCTTTATACCGAAAACTATCTGTTATCGGTTTTCGGCCGGTTGAACTACAACTTCAAAGAGAAATACTTCCTGAGTGGCAATTTACGTCAGGATGAATACTCGGCGCTGGGGGTGAAAAAAGGAACCTTCTATGGCCTTTCGGCTGGCTGGGAAATCTCCCAGGAAGGGTTCTGGAAGTCGGCTCACTTAGATAATGTGTTCAGCAACTTTAAAATTCGGGGCAGCTACGGTAAAGTTGGGAATATAGGTGGCATCAACGATTACTCACCGTATTCGCTCTATGCGTCCGGTCTGTATGGCGGTGTGCCAACCCTGTATTTCCAGAGTGTGGGTAATACGAACCTGAAATGGGAAACCAGCACTAAAACTGATCTCGGCTTTACGTTTGGTTTGCTCAACAACCGGATTACTGGTGAGCTGGCCTATTACAAAAACGACATTAATAACCTGATTCTGAACGTAGCTCAGGCTCCATCTACGGGTATTCCGGGACCACTTGGCCCGGTTACGACTGTCGTATATCCTCCGCAAAACGTTGGAGCGATGTATAACAAAGGACTTGAGGTTTCGCTGAATGCACGGGTTATCAACACCAAAGCTTTTCAGTGGTCGTCGAATTTCAACATAACCTTCAACAAAAACGAAGTGACGGCACTGGCTCCTGGGCTTAATGTAATCCAAACCTCTACTGGCTCTCTGGAAACAGTGAACCAGACGGCTCCCGGTTACTCGCTTGGCCAGCTATGGGTCGTTCGTACGGGTGGTGTTGACCCGGCAACGGGTAAGCGGATCTTTATTAACTCCGCTGGTCAGAACGTTTATTATCAGTATTATGCCCCAACCGGTCAGTTCAACTACTCGACCACGCCAGATGGAAAAACCCGTTATGTAAGCCCAACGGGTGGTTCATCGATCACGCAGGCGGCTGATGGCGTGATGTACGCCAACGTTAACCCCAAAGTATATGGCGGCTGGGACAATAATTTCAAGTATAAGAATTTCGACCTGGGCGTACTGCTTACCTATCAGTTAGGTTTTTATGTCTACTACGGTACCAATGCGGGTCTGCACGATCAGCGTTTCTGGAACAACGCTACCGATGTACTGACCGATGCCTGGCAAAAAGAAGGAGATACCGGCAAAAAATATGCAAAGCCCGTATTTAACGATAACACGTCTAACGGATCGGCGTTCCCGATGGATATCAACGTGTTCAAAGGCGACTTCCTGAAAGTACGGTCCCTGACTCTGGGTTATACGCTTCCAGCGGCCCTGCTGTCGAAGGCGAAAATCACGAATCTTCGCTTTTATGTGAGCGGCCAGAACCTGGGCGTACTTACCAAATACCCAGGTCCTGATCCTGAAGTATCGTCGAATGGCTCGGGGGTTGGTGGTAACAGCAGCCAGGGCGTTGACAGAAATACGGTCGGCAATGCCCGCACCATCACCATTGGCCTCCGGGCTGGCTTCTAA
- a CDS encoding SusD/RagB family nutrient-binding outer membrane lipoprotein: MKLIAYKNYLLVPLFLGMGACSNYLDVNVTPNNPTSVTPAVLLPGAQAGSAFANANEINRFSSVVIQQLSGAGNNPANYDVYQTNGADLNNQWTGELYDGALVNYQKLVELGDATGSKAYTGIAKILKAYTFSVATDLWGDIPYSQALQGEAFLSPRLDKQEDIYKGNTAQGIQSLFDLVREGIKDLDAASATKPGADDLIYGGDLAKWKRAGNTLLLKFAMTISRKEPALATSVINEVLTGNNYINANSGDMNFAFGASVGSQDPRYTYTNISTFKDDLILSTRYLNLLKGFNDPRLPIFFTKPAADYVSIDNGFRGTLPQPITSWSRYNKYVVGNAGEGPVRLATNFQRAFILAEAALRLGTPGDPQALYTEGIRASMTLAGLTADQINAYLTANPTVATLTGTNEQKIAQIITQKYIAFTGNGLESFNDYRRTGYPVLQPSQNAAGIDGTRPVRAVYINAELQRNTNFPNPAPQSNVRVWWDVD; this comes from the coding sequence ATGAAATTGATAGCCTATAAAAACTACCTTCTCGTCCCTCTTTTTCTGGGAATGGGAGCCTGTAGTAACTATTTAGACGTTAACGTTACGCCCAATAACCCTACATCAGTAACGCCAGCCGTATTGTTGCCTGGTGCTCAGGCAGGCTCTGCTTTTGCGAACGCCAATGAAATAAATCGCTTTTCATCAGTGGTGATACAGCAGTTGTCTGGAGCCGGTAATAACCCAGCTAACTACGATGTTTATCAAACGAACGGCGCTGATTTAAACAACCAGTGGACGGGTGAGCTTTATGATGGAGCGCTCGTTAACTACCAGAAATTAGTTGAATTAGGAGATGCTACGGGTTCAAAAGCTTATACGGGTATTGCCAAAATACTGAAGGCTTATACTTTCAGTGTAGCCACTGACCTTTGGGGAGATATACCTTATTCTCAAGCTTTACAGGGAGAAGCGTTTCTTAGTCCTCGGTTGGATAAGCAGGAGGATATTTACAAAGGCAACACTGCACAGGGCATTCAAAGCCTGTTCGACCTGGTACGTGAGGGTATTAAGGATCTCGATGCTGCCTCGGCAACAAAACCGGGTGCTGATGACCTGATTTATGGTGGAGATCTGGCTAAGTGGAAGCGGGCTGGCAATACATTGTTATTAAAGTTTGCCATGACTATCAGTCGTAAAGAACCTGCTTTAGCAACCAGTGTTATCAATGAGGTACTGACAGGCAATAACTACATCAACGCTAATAGTGGGGATATGAACTTTGCTTTTGGAGCCAGTGTCGGCAGCCAGGACCCTCGCTATACTTATACCAATATCAGTACCTTTAAAGATGACCTTATTTTAAGCACACGGTACTTAAATCTGTTGAAGGGCTTCAACGATCCCCGTCTGCCTATTTTCTTTACGAAGCCGGCAGCTGATTACGTATCGATCGATAATGGCTTTAGGGGTACTTTGCCACAACCCATAACGAGCTGGTCACGGTATAACAAATACGTTGTTGGTAATGCTGGTGAAGGCCCTGTACGATTGGCAACAAACTTCCAGCGGGCATTTATTCTGGCTGAAGCAGCGCTTCGACTGGGTACGCCCGGTGATCCACAGGCGCTTTATACCGAAGGCATCAGAGCATCGATGACGCTGGCCGGGCTTACGGCCGATCAGATTAATGCCTATCTGACTGCAAACCCAACGGTAGCAACGCTAACGGGAACCAATGAGCAAAAGATTGCTCAGATTATCACTCAGAAATACATTGCCTTTACAGGAAATGGATTAGAGTCTTTTAATGATTACCGTCGGACAGGATATCCCGTTCTGCAACCTTCGCAGAACGCGGCTGGTATTGATGGCACCCGGCCAGTTCGGGCAGTATATATCAATGCTGAGCTTCAACGGAATACAAACTTCCCCAATCCCGCTCCCCAATCGAATGTCCGGGTATGGTGGGATGTCGACTAA